The proteins below are encoded in one region of Chrysemys picta bellii isolate R12L10 chromosome 4, ASM1138683v2, whole genome shotgun sequence:
- the LOC135982820 gene encoding olfactory receptor-like protein COR4: MAGGNCTAVTEFILTGVTDRLELQVPLFVLFLVIYIITLVWNLGMMVLIRIDPQLHTPMYFFLKNLSLVDACYSTVITPKMLMSFLAERKAISYTACIIQYFSFILFVICECLLLPVMAYDRYVAICNPLLYMVIMSPKHCLRLVAGSYLWAFLNSVIHTSGLLRLSYCDSNILNHFFCDLNPLLKLSSSGTSINQLLVFLFGSLIEVISIVTILISYILIIVTVLRIRSTEGRRKAFYTCTSHLTAVSMFHGTILFMYFRPSASYSLDTDKMASVFYTVVIPMLNPLIHSMRNKDVKDTLRRAIIRIFPDIWFIQGKVKK, from the coding sequence ATGGCTGGAGGAAATTGTACGGCAGTGACCGAGTTCATTCTCACAGGAGTGACAGATCGTTTGGAGCTGCAGGTCCCCCTCTTTGTGCTGTTCCTAGTGATCTATATTATCACCCTGGTGTGGAATCTGGGGATGATGGTTTTAATCAGGATCGACCCccaactccacacccccatgtacttctttctCAAGAATTTATCTCTCGTGGATGCCTGTTACTCCACAGTCATCACTCCCAAGATGCTGATGAGCTTCTTAGCCGAGAGGAAAGCTATTTCCTATACAGCTTGCATCATCCAATATTTTAGCTTCATATTGTTTGTCATCTGTGAGTGCCTTCTGCTGCCAGTAATGGCGTATGACCGTTATGTAGCCATCTGCAACCCGCTGCTGTATATGGTCATCATGTCCCCAAAGCACTGCCTACGGCTGGTGGCTGGTTCATATCTATGGGCCTTCCTGAACTCTGTGATACACACCAGCGGTTTGCTAAGATTATCCTATTGTGACTCCAATATCCTGAATCATTTTTTCTGTGATCTCAACCCACTTCTAAAGCTCTCCTCTTCCGGCACCTCCATCAATCAGCTACTCGTTTTCCTCTTTGGCAGTCTGATTGAGGTGATCAGCATTGTGACCATCCTCATCTCATACATCTTAATTATTGTGACTGTGCTGCGGATCCGCTCCACCgagggcaggcgcaaagccttctacacctgcacctcccacctgacAGCCGTCTCTATGTTCCATGGGACAATTCTCTTCATGTATTTCCGACCCAGTGCCAGCTACTCGCTGGACACAGACAAAATGGCCTCGGTGTTCTACACGGTGgtgatccccatgctgaaccccctcatccacagcatgaggaacaaggatgtGAAGGATACCCTGAGGAGAGCAAT